The genomic region aaataatggaGATTAAGCGCTACAACATACTTCAACTTGAAACAGTAGAGAACTGAATTATAGACAGAATACACTTACTAAGACCATTTCTAGAttagatggactggagtgcttcAGTGCTGCTCAGAGCTGACAAATGcatttacagtacagtacagctGTACAGTAATACTGTAGAACTAGTGCGCTACAGAAGACATTAGTCTGTGTGTATCACTGTATCTTGAGCAGGTATAGAGCAGTCTATGGTACAGACGTGTTTATATCACACACTATAACAACAGATATCTGTCTCGACTTACAGCGAAGCTCCCAAATGCTGCTATCACAAAAACATAGCTGTGATTCATACTATATCAGTTTAAATCTTTGATTGTTTGTATTTAAGAGTtgtgtctttatttaaatattcgaCATATGATCATATATGAACTTGAATATTTGATCAGCTGTGCATGTTCTAAtcgactatatatttttttttacaaatgggtGTGGCCAATATATCACcaaatgaatataaatacatgtattacCAATAACCATGATATAATATCATCAGCATATGTGAAGTTTGTCTGTAAACTGTAATATAAGCGGACAGTAGTCTTCACACTAACTCAACACAACAGTCTTGCTGCTGTCAGTTTTTCATGACCGCCATCTTGGCTCAAGTTATGTAAGGGGAAGAGTGTACAGTGCGGGTCAGTTTACTGACTAACAGCAACAGATGAATCAAACGACTAAAACAGATGGTATTCTACTAGAACAAAAGCTATAAGCTCCATATTCTATCGTCAATCAGCATCAGAGCGAGCAAACGTGTTTGTGAGATGCTGCGCGTTATGAAATGCGGGTGCCCGCGTGAGCTGTAGAGTTCTACTGCagccagcagccaatcagagccacGCGTCGCATCACGTGTTCCGCGCGCGCGCTCTGCTGCGCGGTCACGGCGGCAGATACAGAAAACAATGCAAGCGAACCTGGCGAGAAAATAGTGAAGAATGGACGAATTAAACGCATCAGAGGCTCTTTTGAGAGGATGACGATTTAAAGGCAAGGTTAGTGTTTTAACGCATGGCAGTTTTCGCTCGGAACGCGCGTCTTAGCGGCGCGTGCGTGGCTTGGGCTCGGCTCACGCAACACTTTAGAAATGCGTGAATGCTCTACTTATTTAGATAGCCTCGGGGAATAAGGAATAACTGTGCTGTGCATCCAGGCAGAACGAGAATCTGCTTCTGATGAGAGAGCAGTAGATCTGCAGAGCCATGCGATGCTCATGTCGGTGGATTTGTGCAGTGCACAGAGCAGTTATGACCTAATAAACTCTACTGTTTGTTCTGTAAAGCCATTGCTCCATAGTTTCCTTCTTTTCTCAGAAATTGCATGTGTTTATACTATAATGCATGCATTTCTAATATGTGACccaggagcacaaaaccagtgaaAAGGGTACATTTAGTGAAATtgggatttatacatcatctgaaagctgaataaatcatctctccattgatgtgtggtttgttaggaggataaTATtcgtctgagatacaactatttaaaaatctggaatctgtggttgaaaaaaaaatctaaatattgagaaaatcatcttttaaAGTTGttaaaatgaagttcttagcaatgcatattactaatcaaaaattaagttttgatatatttaaaataggaatttagaaaatatcttcatggaacaaaaaaaaatatcattttgacccatacaatgtattgtctatttctacaaatatacctgtgatactgatgactgcttctgtgctgcagggacacaattATCAAATCTGTGTTTGCAATGTTGagaacatgaataataataataataataataacaaaaagctCAAAGTGTTTAATTGCATTTACTGGACTACTACTTTAAAGTGATTTGTAGTTTGTACGTAGGAGTACAAGTAGCTTTTGTTTTATTACTGTCATTAATACCAATATTTTTGctaataaatatgattaaaaccATAGAAATTATTGGTATTAGTGTTTGTGATTTTAACCAGAAAGCCAAATCAAGAACATTGACTGTATTCTTGCATTGCATAAAATATGTCTTATTgtactttcatttgtttttataggCAAATATTTTGCCAAGTGTTGGTTTTACACtggatttgtatatatatatatatatatatatatatatatatattgctttaagTAATAATGGTTAAGCACATGGGCTAGTCATTGGTGAACAGTTTTGAATATCAAAGATTAATTTTATCAGAATGGTTTTAAGATTGTTCAACTAAAATCTAgtgaagaacagaaaaaaaattgtaagccaaatcaattcaataaaaaaatgcaactttCAGGTGTGTTGAATGCAGCTCTTCTGCACATCATTGGAGGTCAAAGAGTTTTTATGCAATCGGATATAAACAGAAAATCGGgttttaaaaaaaagatacacTTCAAGTTGATGGTGGCACTAGAGAGTTTGACATGTAGATCCCCAAAACTGGCCAACGTACATTTCAGACCATGTTGGACCAAATAACAACCAATGCAAAACCTGGTACACAGTAATAGTTTGTTCTGAGTGGTCATTAGTCATTTGCAGTTTGGTGGTAAAAAGGTTGTTAGTGGTTGCATTAGAATCTAAGGTCTTAAATTAGAGCTGTTGCAAAACATAACCAAGGAAGAGAGTGTTTCGTGTGAATCAGTTGTTTATTACTACCATCCTTTCTAATTCCCTGAaacactcttttttttctctcacccaTTGTGCAGATATAAACTAACAGTGTGCCGAGCCCAAAGGAAGGGATTCTCACCAGTGAAAAAACAGCTAATGTGGATTACGTATTCTTTGATTTTTGGACTGTAGGATTGCTAAGTTGATGTCCTGACCATGCGTTCACAACAAAGTTTCATGTCATTTATGAACAGCAAGGCCAATGCTATACCTAGAAAAGACATTGATCGCCTGTGCTGTGCAAAATGTCGCTTTTCCACCAAGGACACTGACCTGTTCGAGAGACACGTGTCCCATCATCAAGAGATAACTTTCTCCTGCGCGCTCTGCAGCCATGTCTCCTATTCTAAAACAGAGTCTCAGAAACACGTGGTCTCGCACACCGGCTCGTACCCATACAGGTGTAGCTTCTGCTCGTACGGAGCCGTGCGGAGAGACTACATGGTGAAGCATATTCTTCGTATACACAAGAGAAATGCGGAAGAAGGCTTCATAACTAACTTCACTGTATCCACCCCAGATACAGAAGGTCCATCTGTTCCTGACACTCTCGAGATTTCAGATTGGCCTGAAAGGAATGACCAGTGTGCAATTCCCAATTTCCATGTCGAACTCCCCAGTGGAAGTCAACCCAGCCAATCATCTGATATTGGTAAAACAGTGAACCAAACCAGGAGTAATCGTGCCCGGATGACCTACAGTTTCACAACGCCGTGTATGACCAACACCGCAACCATTGTTCCAGTTTCTAAGACTCAGTCCACCAGTGCCATTCCCAGCTGCGCTCCAAGCACGAGTCACTCGTTAGGCAACACACCGCTAGTCGTTCTGAGATCACGGGAGGCAAACGGCAACCTATCGAACTCTCAACTCAGTGCCAGTGGGAAAAACAAGGTTTCCATTTCGGAAAAGCTTATTCCAAAAGCTATGTTCCCAAGAATCCATGTTAGCTCTACAGGACCACTACAGCAAAGCCCAAGGGTTGATGTTTCTGAAAAGGCTATGGCCACAAAAACCATTCCAAGAGTCCAGGTCAGAGCACCTGTTGAATTGAACACCCCACTCAGAGCGCTGCTTAATACACCCTTATCCAAGAGGAATATCCTGATGGATCAGAGGTGTAGTCAGTTCACAACAGGGACTAACACTGCGACGCAGAAACCAGTTGTACTTCCCAGCAGTACAATCAAACATCCACTGCACTCCAGTGCAGAAAAGAGCAATCAGTCACGAAGCACCTACAGAGCACCTGTAGGATCCTCAGCAGAGACATCGAGCCCATTATCCAGTGTCCAAGTGGAACTGTTAGCGCCTTTGAACCAGCCAATTCAACACAACAAGCCTCTGACCGTGTCCTGTCCAGAGGAGATCAATATTCCTGCTGGGTGTTTGGTGGAACTGGTCGAGGTGAAAAATGTCAATGGGACTCGAGAGTTGGAGCTACGGTTAATCCCACCCAATGGGAGCCCGCAAGACCAGAAGAGCAACGTAGCTGAACCTTCATCAGCCACACCTGGAGGCAAACTGTCC from Carassius carassius chromosome 29, fCarCar2.1, whole genome shotgun sequence harbors:
- the LOC132109341 gene encoding zinc finger protein 518B; translated protein: MRSQQSFMSFMNSKANAIPRKDIDRLCCAKCRFSTKDTDLFERHVSHHQEITFSCALCSHVSYSKTESQKHVVSHTGSYPYRCSFCSYGAVRRDYMVKHILRIHKRNAEEGFITNFTVSTPDTEGPSVPDTLEISDWPERNDQCAIPNFHVELPSGSQPSQSSDIGKTVNQTRSNRARMTYSFTTPCMTNTATIVPVSKTQSTSAIPSCAPSTSHSLGNTPLVVLRSREANGNLSNSQLSASGKNKVSISEKLIPKAMFPRIHVSSTGPLQQSPRVDVSEKAMATKTIPRVQVRAPVELNTPLRALLNTPLSKRNILMDQRCSQFTTGTNTATQKPVVLPSSTIKHPLHSSAEKSNQSRSTYRAPVGSSAETSSPLSSVQVELLAPLNQPIQHNKPLTVSCPEEINIPAGCLVELVEVKNVNGTRELELRLIPPNGSPQDQKSNVAEPSSATPGGKLSFKCQVAKGCQVSSSTSSSSHEVKQQQPSSCTKVQTFTKTVQSAHKPQCSSETPARSKRNPKTKDPEIITLEGPELSSESLPVISSVFSLCPTPKSTQSISKSLPEMQRWTVSMKEPKDDVKNAEKPLVCSILIKKEDTEEKPKGASSGRKETKRENKTSKASAISKTHGQVKRSEKTLNTGHLKQSSNLIQPSVLPNQSVIPSNKDDISHQDKGNSEHESGQKHHSCVSNMYPKVALFRIPSSLLEPKKKLPEAPTREESLMARPVLSCTLSEQNVSGSPEVAIKLILKRNLCESEEKHQDSPARKKHKKEKRKAKKRRSSLVGMGLPGLSTDRHRELRLTPLKVNQRISLPSPNQPVVVLNHPNPSVQSVNVGVQTLKNYKWVRSLDHQQEQQTSKPPSFKMKLKKVHGQKYQVIEFVLKGVSEKPLS